The Priestia megaterium NBRC 15308 = ATCC 14581 region CTCGAGCTACTTCAAGCGCACGGTAATCGTGCACCATATCGGCTACTTTAAACTCAGGCATCCCGCTTTGTTTTCTACCAAAGAAATCACCAGGCCCACGAAGCTCTAAGTCTCTTTCTGATAATACAAATCCATCGTTTGTTTCCGTCATAATGGTCATTCGTTCTTTTCCCACTTCTGATTTCGGATCTGCGAGCAGAATACAATACGACTGTGCATCTCCTCGCCCTACGCGTCCTCTTAGCTGATGAAGCTGAGATAACCCAAAGCGCTCTGCATCATAAATGACCATCACGGTTGCATTCGGAACGTTCACTCCTACTTCTACAACCGTTGTTGATACTAAAATCTGCACGTCATTTACGCTAAACTGTTTCATCACTTCTTCTTTTTCATCAGCTGACAACCTTCCGTGCATGAGACCAACGCTTGCTTTTCCATTAAAATAGTGAGCGAGTGTTGCATGCACATCAATTGCATTTTGAACATCCAGCTTGTCCGATTCTTCAATCAACGGACAAATAACGTAAGCTTGTCTGCCGTCATGTATTTCTTTTTCAACGAAATGTAAAATACGTTCAAGCATATCATGTTTTACCCAGTATGTTTCAATTGCCTTACGTCCTGCTGGCATTTCATCGATAATGGACACATCCATTTCTCCAAATACCGTAATAGCAAGGGTTCTTGGAATAGGAGTCGCCGTCATAAACAGTACATCCGGACTCTCACCTTTTTCACGTAAAACCCGGCGCTGCCCAACTCCAAAGCGGTGCTGTTCATCCGTAATGACGAGCCCTAAACTACTATATATAACTTCGTCTTGAATTAAGGCATGTGTACCTACTAATACATGAACATCTCCGTTTTTCACTCGCTGAAGCAGCTCTCTTCTTGCTTTTCCTTTAACAGACCCTGTTAGCAAGCCTACGCTGATGCCTACCTTTTCAAGCATCGCAGTCAATGACTCAGCATGCTGTTCAGCTAAAATTTCAGTCGGTACCATTAAAGCACCTTGATGCCCTGCTAAAACAGTGGCGTATAAAGCAACCGCTGCTACGACTGTTTTACCTGACCCTACATCACCTTGCAGCAAGCGATTCATGCGATAAGGCGATTTCATATCGTGCGTAATTTCGTTTACTACACGTTTTTGAGCGTTTGTTAACGGAAACGGCAGCAGGTTCGTGAAGTTTACCAGCTCAGTTGAATCAAATGCTTGCTTCATTCCAGGCGTTTCTTCTCTTTCGCGCTTTCTAAGCGCCTGCATTTTTAATTGAAAAAGTAGAAATTCTTCATAGACAAATCGACGTCTTGCTTGTTTTAAATCTTCATGATCACGAGGTAAGTGAATACTTCTAACCGCTTCTTCACGCGTTACTAGTTTGTATCTAGAACGAATAGAGGCCGGGAGCATATCCTGAATGCTACTGCCATAATTCTTCAACGCAAGAGAGACGAACTTCCGCATTCCTTTGACCGTTAAGCTGCCTTTAACCGAGTAAACAGGCTCAATCGTTTGATTTTTAACAAACGGAGAAAATTGAAGCTCCTGCAAGTTAAGCGTTTGCCGGTGCTGATCCCATTTCCCCGTAACCGTAACAGTTTGATCGATTTCTAACTTTGATTTATAGTATGGGCGATTAAAACAAGTAACCGTAATCAAATAGCGGTTTACTAGCAGCCGAAACGTAAGGCGCGAACGCTTTTTTCCGTAATACGTAAGCGAGGGGACGCTGTGAACCTTTCCTTCTACGGTGACCTTTTCGTCGTGCTTTGCTTCAGCCAAATCTTTTAACTCATAATCTTCATAGCGGTATGGGAAATGTTCTAACAAGTCATGCACACTATGAATATGCATATCCTCTAATGCTTGTGCTGTTTCCTCTCCAATACCTTTAATGGTTTTAATTGAAATAGTTGTTAGTTCATTCACTTTTATTTAATGCAATACCAAAGATCTTCGCTTCAAGCTCGCGACCTGTTGGTGTTGCCGCTAAGCCTCCTTGTGCAGTTTCTCGTAATGCAACCGGCATTGTTTGACCAATTTTATACATAGCATCAATGACTTCATCACATGGAATACGACTTGTAATGCCTGCTAAGGCCATATCTGCTGCAATCATTGCATTCGCCGCTCCCATTGCGTTTCGTTTCACACATGGAACTTCTACTAGCCCCGCTACTGGGTCACATACTAATCCTAGCATATTTTTGAGAGTAATTGCCATTGCTTCAGCTGCCTGACTCGGTGTACCTCCTGCCATTTCAACAATCGCTGCCGCTGCCATACCTGAAGCTGAACCAACTTCTGCTTGACATCCACCTGCTGCTCCTGAAATAGACGCATTATTGGCTACAACAAACCCAAAAGCACCTGATGTAAATAGAAATTCAATCATTTCTTTACGAGTTGGGTTTAGCTTATGTTGCACTGCAAACAGCGTTCCTGGCACTACTCCAGCAGATCCAGCAGTAGGTGTTGCACAGATTGTCCCCATTGCCGCATTTACTTCGTTTG contains the following coding sequences:
- the sdaAA gene encoding L-serine ammonia-lyase, iron-sulfur-dependent, subunit alpha produces the protein MFRNVAELVELAESQNVKIAEIMIQQEIDITGVTREEIMEKMDRNLTVMEEAVERGLKGVQSVTGLTGGDAVLLQNYIQSGKSLSGNLILDAVSKAVATNEVNAAMGTICATPTAGSAGVVPGTLFAVQHKLNPTRKEMIEFLFTSGAFGFVVANNASISGAAGGCQAEVGSASGMAAAAIVEMAGGTPSQAAEAMAITLKNMLGLVCDPVAGLVEVPCVKRNAMGAANAMIAADMALAGITSRIPCDEVIDAMYKIGQTMPVALRETAQGGLAATPTGRELEAKIFGIALNKSE
- the recG gene encoding ATP-dependent DNA helicase RecG — protein: MNELTTISIKTIKGIGEETAQALEDMHIHSVHDLLEHFPYRYEDYELKDLAEAKHDEKVTVEGKVHSVPSLTYYGKKRSRLTFRLLVNRYLITVTCFNRPYYKSKLEIDQTVTVTGKWDQHRQTLNLQELQFSPFVKNQTIEPVYSVKGSLTVKGMRKFVSLALKNYGSSIQDMLPASIRSRYKLVTREEAVRSIHLPRDHEDLKQARRRFVYEEFLLFQLKMQALRKREREETPGMKQAFDSTELVNFTNLLPFPLTNAQKRVVNEITHDMKSPYRMNRLLQGDVGSGKTVVAAVALYATVLAGHQGALMVPTEILAEQHAESLTAMLEKVGISVGLLTGSVKGKARRELLQRVKNGDVHVLVGTHALIQDEVIYSSLGLVITDEQHRFGVGQRRVLREKGESPDVLFMTATPIPRTLAITVFGEMDVSIIDEMPAGRKAIETYWVKHDMLERILHFVEKEIHDGRQAYVICPLIEESDKLDVQNAIDVHATLAHYFNGKASVGLMHGRLSADEKEEVMKQFSVNDVQILVSTTVVEVGVNVPNATVMVIYDAERFGLSQLHQLRGRVGRGDAQSYCILLADPKSEVGKERMTIMTETNDGFVLSERDLELRGPGDFFGRKQSGMPEFKVADMVHDYRALEVAREDAAKLVNSDSFWTEDQFALLRIQLEATGVLTGEKFD